The following DNA comes from Lemur catta isolate mLemCat1 chromosome 19, mLemCat1.pri, whole genome shotgun sequence.
GCAGGAATTAGTCTTGGGAACACAGGGAGCGACAGGCATCCAAGGGAAAGGGAACAGCCTCAGCAAACCTCAGAGATGTAAGAGGCCTAGCACATTTCAACACCTGAAGGGGCCGGAGTGGAGGCAGAGCTGGACCCTGCAGCACCAGGAAGGTCTTGGGGAGGAGCTCGGGGCCCAGGGAGcacgggcagggctggggctctggGGAGCCCTGCGTGACAGAGGGGCCGACCTGGCGGGGCGGGGCACGCACCAGTCCATGACCGTGATGTCCGGCTGCTCGTCATCAAGCAGCTCCTCCCACAGGCCCTCGGCCAGAAGGTCCACACACTGCTGCTTCACCGTCCAGCTGCGAACAGGGGACGGGAGAGGTGGGGTGCGGATCCGCTGGGATCCTTGGAGGTCCCCCGGGGGGGTCTggctccagggagcagggagccctGGTCTTAGTGCTCTCGGCGATAGCAGGAgtctcccccccacacacacacaggggccCTCAGCACTCTACAGTCTTGGGTCCCACGAGCCTCTCTGAGGGTGATGCGTTCTGAACCCCgtgttgcagatgaggaaactgaggcccaagatgGAGACTTAGGGgggtaaaactcagtggaaagcaacttGGGGGGGGagtaaaccaacctaatgggcaccacgaacactatttgggtgacaggcacacctatagccaggactcaagcattacaaaaatgatctaTGTGACCTAAAACATGTGCACTCCctgaatattttgaaagaaagccaaaaaaaaaaaaaaaaaaaaaaacaatggagacttgcccaaggtcaagccACAaagaagtggcagaaccagggtCCAAACCTGGGCGTGTGTGACTCGAGTACCGAGTTACACTGCCTCATCCGCCATGCAGAGGCAGCAGGGCTTGGGTCGGTGGAGGACAAGTGGCAGCCTGGGTGGCTCGTCCCCTCCCAGGGAAAGGGGctgaaaataataacagcagtaaCAATAATAGCTGCTGTTTACTGAGCAGCTGCTGTGTGCCAACCCCGCTCAGCCGGACTCTGTGTGTTTCACAAGCATCCTCTCCCGTGACTAACCCTGTTTACAGAGCAGGAAACTAGGTCCCACAGTGACACACAGGCCACACTGGCCCCGGCGACTCACCTTAGGTCCTTCTGGAGCATTTCAGTTCTAATGTGCCATCCTCGGAAATTGCCTGGCAGGTGGAGGGGCAAAGGGTTGGAACACCCCATCCTGGAGGCCACCCCCCACCCTGAGCTCCCCGGCCCCCCCGAGCGCTCACCCAGAGTCTCCAGGGGTCGCTGGGTGGGACCAGTAGGGGGCGCTGGCTCATAAATGTTGATGCCTGCAATGCACAGGTGAGGGGCCCTCAGGCCAGCGCCCagaccccaccctcccccactccctaCCCGCGGGGCTGCACTGGAAGGGCCGCAACCTGTGCCGAGCCAGAGCTGCCGGGCCTGGGGTGAGTGAGTCAGGGCCCCGGGGAGAGAACCGGGAGAAcgtcctggggggtggggaccgATGCTGCCAAGGGGCAAGGGGGGTTGTAGTGAGCTGAGACAGAGGGACAAAAAGAGGGACTCAGCAAAAGCAACAGAAACACAGGCAGGAGCCGGTGAGAGGGAGAGATAGATGCAGGGGTGAGACAGAGATGCAGGGAGAGACGAAGACGTATGACACAGAGACAGAGGTACAACGGAGATGCAAGGTGGGACACAGAGACGCAGGGAGACAGGCACAATgacagaaaaggagagagagaggggtgtAGAGAAATGAAGAGACAGAGACGGAGAGACAAGGAAAGAGAGACGGACAGATGAAGAGACAGAGGGTCTGGGTGGTGCCTGCAGAGTGCTCCAGGCACCTTCGGGGTTGGGCGAGCGCAGCAGGTTGCGGTAGAGCGGCCGCCGCAGGAGGAGCACCTTCCAGGTGAGGCTCGGGGGCAGCTCCAGGCCCCTGCCCAGGGGCCCCCACTCCTCCAGCAGCAGTTGCCGGGCGTAGGCCTCGGACGGCTCGAGCTGGGGGAGCACGGGGGTCTCCGGGGCCGCGGGCGACGTCTGCGAGGGCAGAGGTGGCGACGACGGCAGTGGGGGCGGCGACGGTGGCGAGGGCGGCGGCTTCTGGGGGCTCGCCGGCCCGTCAGCCTCCGTCCCGCCACCGGGAGCGCGATCGTCCGGCACCTCCGCCATCCGTAGTCGGGTCTGAGCGACTGTCCCCGGTTTTGCAGGGCTCGGGGTTAACTgggagcaggaaggggcagggtgCCCCAGCTGGCGTTTAAGAGAGGGGCGTGGTAGGGGGAGGATCTGGGCTCTCAGGTCCTCCTCCCTCGAACTCCGGAGCCCgggcccccacccctcctcccgcAGACCCCTCTTTAGGTCCCCAGACTTCCTCCCTCAAATTTCCTGGGGGGGCTGAGGACCCAGGCTGCTGCCCCGCTCTGCGCTCGGTAATGAGGCCCAACCCCCTCGCTCAGGTCGGGCAGGACTGAGAAGTTGGTTAATGAagacctcccctccctccctccccccttctcaCTCTGGGGGGCATCggagggctggagaggggaggTCTTGCCTCCgccacttcctcctctgccctcacctAGGACACCTCTTCGGGACCCGACATTTTCTGTCCTAGAAACCAAggtgaggagagcagagagagaccTGGAAGCAGAGATGGGGTGCCCCAGAGATGGGGGGgccccagggaggcagggagataGCAGTAGCCCCAGCTGGGCTTCTGGGTGCCTGCACCCCTTCCTGGGCGGGGGCAGGTGGGCTGCCGGAGCCTCCTCCCTCAGAGGTCGTGGGGAGGGCTGGAGTGGGGTGTGCGGCAATGGGGGCAGGAGGTGCGGAGGAGGAGGGGTGCAGAGGAACCTGTAGGGCCAGATGCCCACAGCCACTTCCTGCCCATGGCCACATCCTTCACCTGACCCAGGTAAGCGCGGGCACTGACTGCGCCCAGATTGTCAATGTGCGCCACAGCGATGCTTTCCAGGTCTGTCCCAAGGTAGTTCCACCCTCCTAGCAAAGATGGGGAGGTGGGCGCCGCTACGATCAGCGTTTtacagggaaagggaaggaatcagcacacgtgtgtgtgtagcTGTGCGTGCTGGCCCCGTGTGCTCCGGTACAGGTCTTACCCACGGTAACgctgtgcccattttacagatgtggaaacagaggCCACCCTCCCAGGCCTTGCCTCATTCTGTCCCAGATATCGCCACAAGCTCCCAAGGGCACTTCCTGCCCCCACATGCTCAGACACTCCGTGACAATGCGCAGGTAATTGAGGGCTGCCTGCGTGCCAGGTGTTTTGCTAAGTCCATTAGGCAGAGTGATTAATTCCATCTCCGCATCCACCCCGGGAAGTAGACACCACTGTcgtgcccattttgcagatgaggaaacagaggtgtAGAGAGGTCTAGTAACTCACCCAAGGTTGCACAGGTGGCACATGGTGAGTGGGACACACTCACACACGGAGTCTCGGGTAAGATACACAGGGACACAGATTAAATCGCTCCCGGGAGGACTGACCCACACGGAAGCAGACAGGAGCTGGTGGTTACACTTACTGAAGGTCTGTCTTGAACCCGTCAAACCTCACAGCCctgcagaggtgggaggaggtaACAGCATCTCCACTACAGACCAGGGGACTAAGGCAAGCCAGGAGGAACAATGGCCACGGGGCAGGGGGACCCTTGGGAGGGGGCAAACCAGCTCACGCCCGTGATGTGTAGCCCCACCGCACCCGGAGGTCCCCAGCAGATTCCCAGACAAACACTGGCAGAGCCCACAACACAACACACCACCAGACACTGCCCCGGCCACCGCAAGCCCACAAGCCCACGCCGAACTGGCCGCCCGCCCACCTGTCTCGGACCCATCACCGCCATGGGGAGCAGGAGGGGCGTCTGTGCAGCCAGAGCTGCTCCCAGGTCGGAAtccagggcggggcggggcgggaggagcCAGAGGAGAGCGGGAAGGAGGGCAGTGAGCaggctgcagggggtgggggggtgacgCCCTCCTCTGCCACCCCCTACCTGGCCGTGGTTTTCACATCGCCTCTTCTGGGTGCCTCACCCACATGAGTTCCACtcctccccctacacacacacacacacacacacacacacacacacacacacacacacaacagccAGAGGGGTTGTACTAAAGCCCAAACCCAACCAGGTACTCCCCCACCTAAACCTTCCATGACTCCCCAGTGCCCTCCCTCAGGAGAAAATCCCAGCTCTTTCACCAGCATTCAAGGGCCTGGTTTCTGGTCCCTGCCCCTATGACCTGTTCTCTCCTgttggcatctttttttttttttgagacaatgtcttactctgttgcccaggctagagtgcggtggcatcatcatagctcactgcagcctcaaactcctgggctcaagtgatcctcctgcctcagtctcctgagtagctgggattacaggcatgtgccaccacacttggctaattttttcttatttttagtagagatggagtgtCAGTCACTCTggctcacgctggtctcaaactcctgacctcaagcaatcctcccacctcggcctcccagagtgctaggattacaggcgagcaTCCTGGGCTATTACTTATGACAGTTCCTCTGCCAGTGTGGCCTTCCCTCTCACCTGTGTCCCCACACTCAGTGGTTCCCAGACTTGAAGACCGGTCACATTCACCCTgggagcttattaaaaatgtgtgtttCTAAGTCCCATCCCCAGGAATTAGATTCAGTCCCTCTGCGATGGGCTCCGGAATCTACGAGAAACCCTTTTTCTTAAACCTGAGGGATCCAGGGGCACGACTGGAGCCCTGCAAAGCCAAGCGGATTTTAACTTTAGATCCCAAACTTCCCCTCTCTCCACCAGCAGCCAAGGCCCCAGCATGGGGACTCAGCCTCCAACAGGTGATTTTCCAAACAGGCCAAGGCCTGCATGACCAACACAGCACCTGTCCCCAAAAGCCACATGTCATGTATCATGCAACGGTAAAGGCTTGAGCAGTGGTGTGACCGCTTTGGAAAAGGATTTGGCGATTTCTTATGAAACTGAGCATACTCCCACCCTATGACCCAGCAGATCTGGGAAGCCAAGGAACTCATAAGATGAAAACAACAGAGACGACAGCAATTATGgggcacttactgtgtgccaggctctgttctatgCGTACCTCCAAGGTAGGTGCTGTTATTAAACCCACTTTGCAGATccaaaaactgaggcacagagaggtgaagtgacgtcatgcccagggtcacacagcttggAAGTTTAAGCCCCAGCAGTCTGGCCCCAGAGTCTGTGTGCTGGGCTGGATGAGTGTCCCCGGGGAGGGTGGCTTGGGTTAGGGTCCAAGCTCTGTGTGCTGGTACTTGGCTACCAGCACGATCCACCTCTGCAGCCTTTAGGCCAAGCCTCCCTGTCCTGAAATTGCTGCGTGGCACCGAGAAGTCTCAGATCAGGTTTTAGTTTTCAGCCCAGTTTCTAAGTCACCTGTGAGTTGGTCCCAATCCCCCTCAGTACGGCTCCTCCTCTCTGCATCCCAGAGCTCCAAATCCTGCTCATGACAAGATGCAGCACCCTCGGGAAGAAGACAGGATGGAGCCAGTGACGGGCCAGGGACACTTGTCATGGAATTCAGAGTCCACCCAGATGATCTGAGGTGATGTCCTCAACTCAGGGCCCCTAAcgtaatcatatctgcaaagaccctttttccaaataaagtagcatttacaggttctggggattcGGCTCCACTCACACGTCCTGATGCACACGCCCTTCTTGCTTTCCTACCCGACAATACAGCTTGGTGATTGTTCTCTCCTGGGACACAGAAAGCGACCGGGGCCCTCCCCAGGCCAGGTGAGTTTCCCGCCCCTGCCAGTCTCTGTGGCCACACCCTGCCCTTTCTTTCTTGCGCCTGGTATGATTTGTAAATCCAGCTGAGTACGTGGAACAGGCCCGCTTGGGCATAGCTGTCTCACTGTGCCGGAGCCTCAGCCGCaccggggcagggcctgggcaggtcTGTTTATTGTTTGTCCCCAGCTCGGGGCTGACACGGACTGTTGCTCTGCTTGCTGGGCAGGGACGGCGAGAAGGCCAGGCCCCGTGGCAGAAGGAAGAGGC
Coding sequences within:
- the NCCRP1 gene encoding F-box only protein 50, with the protein product MAEVPDDRAPGGGTEADGPASPQKPPPSPPSPPPLPSSPPLPSQTSPAAPETPVLPQLEPSEAYARQLLLEEWGPLGRGLELPPSLTWKVLLLRRPLYRNLLRSPNPEGINIYEPAPPTGPTQRPLETLGNFRGWHIRTEMLQKDLSWTVKQQCVDLLAEGLWEELLDDEQPDITVMDWFEDSRLEACVYELHVWLLAADRRTVIAQHHVAPRTSGRGPPGRWVQVSHVFRHYGSGVRFIHFLHKTKNRMVPGGLQRTRVTDSSVSVQLRE